In the genome of Pusillimonas sp. T7-7, the window GTGCAGGCTGCTCGCCAGGACCAGACTGATTTCATCATTATCAACGCTGCGGCGTATACGCATACCAGCATTGCACTGCGCGATGCCCTGGCTGCCGTCGATGTTCCTTTTGTCGAAGTGCATTTGTCCAATGTGCATAAGCGGGAATCCTTCCGTCATCACTCCTACCTGGCTGATACGGCCCGGGGGGTGATAGCGGGGTTGGGTTCTTTCGGGTATGAAGCAGCCTTGCGCTATGCTTTAAACAGCTAGA includes:
- the aroQ gene encoding type II 3-dehydroquinate dehydratase, which codes for MAQHILVLHGPNLNLLGTREPDIYGRQTLADINQHLAQLATENGAVLTAFQSNHEGELVDRVQAARQDQTDFIIINAAAYTHTSIALRDALAAVDVPFVEVHLSNVHKRESFRHHSYLADTARGVIAGLGSFGYEAALRYALNS